One Pseudomonas tolaasii NCPPB 2192 genomic window carries:
- a CDS encoding succinylglutamate desuccinylase/aspartoacylase family protein, with protein MKLNQHPLLQATQGTHRYVESEHYGAAGAGRKIYIQAALHADETPAMLVAAQLRRHLVALESAGRLNAEIVLVAVANPAGLGQYIMGAPSGRFELGSGRNYNRGFPVPYQAIVGKVEHLLGQDIHANRELIRTAWGECLRAAQPMDEYQSLQQTLMLLAHDADIVLDLHCSREAAMHLYTGESVWPTIEPLARYIGAEATLLATDSQANSFDEALYLLWVNLREQLGERFPIPDSSIAVTVEHRGQRDVSYELAEHDASAIIDYLTHLGAIEGTPRPLPALRNPATPLAGSEQFYAPGAGVLVHRATVGSRVEAGQALFDIVDPHSGKTVTVTSHNTGVLYMRRDVRFVKPGDPLGRVSGATPIRSGKLLSA; from the coding sequence ATGAAACTTAATCAACACCCTTTGCTGCAAGCGACACAGGGCACCCACAGGTACGTGGAAAGTGAGCATTACGGCGCGGCGGGTGCAGGTCGAAAAATCTATATTCAGGCGGCGCTGCACGCCGATGAAACCCCGGCGATGCTGGTGGCCGCGCAACTGCGTCGGCACCTGGTGGCGCTGGAAAGTGCAGGGCGCCTGAACGCAGAAATTGTACTGGTAGCGGTGGCCAACCCGGCGGGCCTGGGCCAGTACATCATGGGCGCCCCGAGCGGGCGGTTTGAACTGGGCAGCGGGCGCAATTACAACCGCGGTTTTCCGGTGCCGTACCAGGCGATTGTCGGCAAGGTCGAGCACCTGCTGGGCCAGGACATCCACGCCAACCGCGAGCTGATCCGCACCGCCTGGGGCGAATGCCTGCGCGCCGCCCAGCCGATGGATGAATACCAGTCACTGCAACAGACCCTGATGCTGTTGGCCCACGACGCCGACATCGTGCTCGACCTGCATTGCTCCCGCGAAGCGGCGATGCACCTCTACACCGGTGAGTCGGTATGGCCGACCATCGAACCCCTGGCGCGTTACATCGGCGCCGAGGCCACCTTGCTGGCCACCGATTCCCAGGCCAATTCCTTTGATGAAGCGCTGTACCTGTTGTGGGTGAACCTGCGCGAACAACTGGGCGAGCGTTTCCCGATTCCGGACAGCAGCATTGCCGTGACGGTGGAACACCGCGGGCAGCGTGATGTGTCTTACGAGCTGGCCGAGCATGACGCCAGCGCGATCATCGATTACCTGACCCACCTGGGCGCCATCGAAGGCACGCCGCGCCCCTTGCCGGCGTTGCGCAACCCGGCGACGCCGCTGGCAGGCAGCGAACAGTTTTACGCGCCGGGCGCCGGGGTGCTGGTGCACCGCGCGACGGTCGGCAGCCGCGTCGAAGCGGGGCAGGCGTTGTTCGACATCGTTGACCCCCACAGCGGCAAGACCGTGACGGTGACGAGCCACAACACGGGCGTGCTGTACATGCGCCGCGATGTGCGCTTTGTGAAACCCGGCGACCCGCTGGGCCGCGTCTCCGGCGCCACGCCGATTCGCAGCGGCAAGCTGCTGAGCGCCTGA
- a CDS encoding ABC transporter permease: MLRFISQRLAMSIPTLLLISLMVFAIIRLVPGDPALLMLGDMADAHSLEVARASLGLDQPLPVQFVIWLKAVLSGDLGHSITTNEAVLPLILDRFQVSAGIVLVSVLLAALIAVPAGLLAAWKQDSALDFGVVSTATLLLSIPSFWLGLLLLYAFGIKLGWLPVVGYVSFSQSPWQAVTFIVLPIVTLTLVELGAITRMARASAIEVLRLEYITHARAKGLSERAVLWRHALRNSFAPTLTLIGLILGNLLSGIAVLETVFTLPGIGRLMVDAIYARDYPVLQGCLLLVTFVYVLVNLLVDLLYPLFDPRVKL, from the coding sequence ATGTTGCGCTTTATTTCTCAACGCCTGGCGATGTCGATTCCGACCTTGCTGCTGATCTCGCTGATGGTGTTCGCGATCATCCGCCTGGTGCCCGGTGACCCGGCGCTGCTGATGCTCGGCGACATGGCCGACGCCCATAGCCTGGAAGTCGCGCGCGCATCGTTGGGGCTGGACCAGCCCTTGCCGGTGCAATTTGTGATTTGGCTCAAGGCCGTGCTCAGCGGTGACCTGGGGCATTCGATCACGACCAATGAAGCGGTATTGCCGCTGATTCTGGACCGTTTTCAGGTGAGTGCCGGAATCGTGCTGGTCTCGGTGCTGCTGGCGGCGCTGATCGCGGTGCCGGCGGGCTTGCTGGCGGCGTGGAAGCAGGACAGCGCGCTGGACTTTGGTGTGGTGTCGACCGCGACGCTGCTGCTGTCGATCCCCAGTTTCTGGCTGGGCCTGCTGTTGCTCTACGCGTTCGGCATCAAGCTGGGCTGGTTGCCGGTGGTGGGTTACGTGTCGTTCAGCCAGTCGCCCTGGCAGGCCGTCACCTTCATTGTGCTGCCGATTGTCACCCTGACGCTGGTGGAGTTGGGCGCGATCACCCGCATGGCGCGGGCCAGTGCGATTGAAGTGCTGCGCCTGGAATACATCACCCACGCCCGGGCCAAGGGCCTGTCGGAGCGCGCGGTGCTGTGGCGGCATGCCTTGCGCAACTCGTTTGCGCCGACCTTGACCCTGATCGGCCTGATCCTCGGCAACCTGCTCAGCGGCATCGCGGTGCTGGAAACCGTATTCACCCTGCCGGGCATCGGCCGGTTGATGGTCGACGCCATCTATGCCCGCGACTACCCCGTGCTGCAAGGCTGCCTGTTGCTGGTGACCTTTGTTTATGTGCTGGTCAACCTGTTGGTGGACCTGCTGTACCCGCTCTTCGACCCTAGGGTTAAGTTATGA
- the rocD gene encoding ornithine--oxo-acid transaminase, with amino-acid sequence MHSNPAITLENQFCAHNYSPLPVVIVKGEGVWAMGDDGKRYLDMMSAYSAVSHGHVHPRIRAAAVAQIDKISVVSRAFYSEPLGNFLKALCRISGFDSALPMNSGAEAVETAIKAARRWGYRVKGIAANRANIVVADNNFHGRTSTIVGFSSEPDYKADFGPFCNGFTEARFGDIESFRQAITADTCAVLIEPIQGEAGIRVPPAGFLSELRQLCDETNTLLILDEIQSGLGRTGKWFAFQHEGIRPDALILGKALGGGIMPVSAFVADHSIMDLFDAGSHGSTFGGNPLAAAVGLEALNVLEDEGLIDNSASLGQYLVERLTAMNSPAIREIRGRGLWVGVELDRDARPICEALLAEGLLTKETHENVLRIAPPLSITREELDWGLARIERVFGQL; translated from the coding sequence ATGCACTCCAACCCGGCAATCACCCTCGAAAACCAATTCTGCGCCCACAACTACTCGCCACTGCCGGTGGTCATCGTCAAGGGCGAGGGCGTCTGGGCGATGGGTGACGACGGCAAGCGCTACCTGGACATGATGTCGGCCTATTCCGCCGTCAGCCACGGCCATGTCCACCCGCGCATCCGCGCCGCCGCCGTGGCGCAGATCGACAAGATCAGCGTGGTATCCCGTGCGTTCTACAGCGAGCCGCTGGGCAACTTTCTCAAGGCGTTGTGCCGCATCAGCGGGTTTGATTCGGCGCTGCCGATGAACAGCGGTGCCGAGGCGGTGGAAACCGCGATCAAGGCCGCGCGCCGTTGGGGTTACCGGGTCAAGGGCATCGCCGCCAACCGGGCAAACATCGTGGTGGCCGACAACAATTTCCATGGCCGTACGTCGACCATTGTCGGCTTCTCGTCAGAGCCGGATTACAAGGCCGATTTCGGCCCGTTCTGTAACGGTTTCACCGAAGCACGCTTTGGCGATATCGAAAGTTTCCGCCAGGCGATCACCGCCGACACCTGCGCAGTGTTGATCGAGCCGATCCAGGGCGAGGCGGGCATTCGCGTGCCGCCCGCCGGGTTCCTGAGTGAATTGCGCCAGCTGTGCGATGAGACCAACACCCTGCTGATTCTTGACGAAATTCAGTCGGGCCTGGGTCGCACCGGCAAGTGGTTCGCCTTCCAGCACGAAGGCATTCGCCCGGACGCATTGATTCTGGGCAAGGCCCTGGGCGGCGGGATCATGCCGGTGTCGGCGTTTGTGGCCGACCACTCGATCATGGACCTGTTTGACGCCGGCAGCCACGGCTCCACGTTTGGCGGCAACCCGTTGGCCGCCGCCGTTGGCCTGGAAGCGCTGAACGTGTTGGAAGACGAAGGCTTGATCGACAACAGCGCAAGCCTCGGCCAGTACCTGGTGGAGCGCCTGACGGCAATGAACTCCCCGGCGATTCGCGAGATTCGCGGGCGTGGTTTGTGGGTGGGCGTGGAACTCGACCGCGATGCGCGGCCGATCTGCGAAGCCCTGCTCGCCGAAGGCCTGTTGACCAAGGAAACCCACGAAAACGTGCTGCGCATCGCGCCGCCGTTATCGATCACCCGCGAAGAACTCGACTGGGGCCTGGCGCGCATCGAACGAGTGTTCGGCCAGCTATGA
- a CDS encoding ABC transporter ATP-binding protein: MTMTDVLLAVDHLKIRVGAHGPLAVNDLSFTIAPGEIVALVGESGSGKTMAARAAIGLLPPPLEHCGGQVRFQGHDLNSLAPEQLRQLRGAKIGMVFQEPMVSLNPSMSIGEQMAEGLRLHTKLTEEQIRARSLEMLGHIGIKDAERCLAAFPHEFSGGMRQRIMLASVMLLRPALLIADEPTTALDCLAQLDVLKLMLDLTREQGTAILFISHDLSLVARYADKVVVMREGRAVEQGTIEQILLSPKAEYTRQLLEALPRRGVLAQLPKADGPLLTVKDVCIEHPGPRSLWGRSQFKRVVHSANLSIAPGETLALVGGSGSGKTTLGRAIVGLNKACAGAIEFEGVDILKSGNREHRLQCQMIFQDPYSSLDPRMKIGDILAEPLRHVPGMSGAQKRERVTKTLLDIGLAEQFVDRFPHQLSGGQRQRVAIGRALVRHPRLVIADEPISALDMTIQKQILELFERLQAQYGFACLFISHDLAAVERIAHRVAVMSEGRVVEMGARDEIFDRPQHPYTRKLLAAASPLEKLENGGYRIRQGPVPLAL, from the coding sequence ATGACCATGACTGACGTACTTCTGGCCGTCGATCACCTGAAAATCCGCGTCGGCGCCCACGGCCCGCTGGCGGTCAACGATCTGAGTTTCACCATTGCGCCGGGTGAAATCGTCGCCCTGGTGGGCGAGTCCGGCAGCGGCAAGACCATGGCCGCCCGGGCTGCCATCGGCCTGTTGCCGCCGCCGCTGGAGCATTGCGGCGGGCAGGTACGCTTCCAGGGCCACGACCTCAACAGCCTGGCGCCCGAGCAACTGCGCCAGCTGCGCGGGGCGAAAATCGGCATGGTGTTCCAGGAACCCATGGTGTCGTTGAACCCGTCCATGAGCATCGGCGAGCAAATGGCCGAGGGCCTGCGCTTGCACACCAAGCTGACCGAGGAGCAGATTCGCGCCCGCAGCCTGGAGATGCTCGGGCATATCGGCATCAAGGACGCCGAGCGCTGTCTGGCGGCGTTCCCCCATGAGTTCTCCGGCGGCATGCGCCAACGCATCATGCTCGCCTCGGTGATGCTGCTGCGTCCGGCGCTGCTGATTGCCGACGAACCAACTACGGCGCTGGATTGCCTGGCGCAACTGGACGTGTTGAAACTGATGCTCGACCTGACCCGCGAGCAGGGCACGGCCATTCTGTTTATCAGCCATGACCTGTCGCTGGTCGCGCGTTACGCCGACAAGGTGGTGGTGATGCGCGAAGGTCGCGCGGTGGAGCAGGGCACCATCGAACAGATTTTGCTGTCGCCCAAGGCTGAATACACCCGGCAATTGCTGGAAGCCTTGCCGCGTCGCGGCGTACTGGCGCAGTTGCCCAAGGCTGACGGGCCACTGCTGACGGTCAAGGACGTGTGCATCGAACACCCCGGCCCGCGCAGCTTGTGGGGGCGCAGCCAGTTCAAGCGTGTGGTGCACTCGGCCAATCTGAGCATCGCACCGGGGGAAACCCTGGCGTTAGTGGGGGGCAGCGGCTCGGGCAAAACCACATTGGGGCGGGCGATTGTCGGCTTGAACAAAGCCTGTGCCGGCGCCATTGAGTTTGAGGGTGTGGACATTCTCAAGTCCGGCAACCGCGAGCATCGCCTGCAGTGCCAGATGATTTTCCAGGACCCGTATTCGTCCCTCGACCCGCGCATGAAAATCGGCGACATCCTCGCCGAACCCCTGCGCCACGTGCCGGGCATGAGCGGCGCGCAGAAGCGTGAGCGGGTCACCAAAACCTTGTTGGATATCGGCCTGGCCGAGCAGTTTGTCGACCGTTTCCCGCATCAGCTCTCCGGTGGCCAACGCCAGCGCGTCGCGATTGGCCGCGCGCTGGTGCGTCACCCACGGTTGGTGATTGCCGACGAGCCGATTTCGGCGCTCGACATGACCATCCAGAAGCAGATTCTCGAACTCTTCGAACGCCTGCAAGCCCAGTACGGCTTTGCCTGCCTGTTCATCTCCCATGATCTCGCGGCGGTGGAGCGCATTGCCCACCGGGTGGCGGTGATGAGTGAGGGCAGGGTGGTGGAAATGGGCGCGCGAGACGAGATTTTCGACCGCCCGCAACACCCCTACACCCGCAAGCTGCTGGCCGCTGCCAGCCCCCTGGAGAAACTTGAAAACGGTGGCTACCGCATCCGTCAGGGCCCCGTACCGCTAGCGCTGTAA
- the acnA gene encoding aconitate hydratase AcnA produces the protein MSDFLNHLHIDGQRYTYIDLHKLLTPEQLHRLPYSVRILLENIARCAPASLPQVLARATGNGAECEVPFQPNRLMFHDTTCLPALADFAGMRDVVAELGGDPTAVNPSIPAVLTIDHSVIVEHYAEAGAVDANLDIDFRRNSERYRFIKWAQASLDNFKVIPPGTGIIHQMNMEAVAQVVWESPAADGGVLLHPDCMVATDSHTPMINAIGVLGWGVGGLEGQAAMLGEPVPIPFPQVVGIRVSNALRPGVTATDLALTVTELLRQRSMVGKFVEFTGPGLSSLSWAARGTVANMAPEYGATVVFFPFDDETLSYLALSARPKPLLAKVSAYMAAQNLWRQEEAPQPQFDELIELDLAQVEPSVAGPHQPHQRQSLANAAASFHRHVQGEPGQQFFEPSFDAPLSHGAVVMSAITSCTNTANPAQMVQAGLLARNARARGVGRRPWVKTSLSPGSRVVADYLQAAGLLEDFAALGFELAGFGCMTCIGNSGSLEAHVERFARRGLKGVVVLSGNRNFEGRVNPDVPAGYLASPALCVAYAIAGSIDIDLSSQPLAIDAQGKPVYLHELMPDDTEVAAQVAEVVRPALFRQRSELLWQGTHHWQALDADGSVRFGWHPDSTYLRRPQYLAHVQPLPAKSLAVRDARALVVLGDNVTTDHISPAGTIPPDSLAGAWLRERGEAEVDFNQYSTRRSNHEVMVRGAFTNPRLNNLLDTQQPPRRGVWAWTADHSEYLPLYLAAQSYAGTPTVLFAGINYGAGSSRDWAAKVLSLLGIKAVVARSIERIHRSNLIGMGVLPLVFAEGTTVQALALDGSERLDFLGLDALKVGENPITLQITRADGTLATCDLALRLDSLQELGYLEHGGVLPFVIRKTVQRTRQGALND, from the coding sequence ATGAGCGATTTTCTCAACCACCTGCACATCGACGGGCAGCGTTACACCTATATCGACCTGCATAAACTGCTGACGCCTGAACAGCTGCATCGGTTGCCGTATTCAGTGCGCATCTTGCTGGAAAACATCGCCCGCTGTGCCCCGGCTTCGCTGCCGCAGGTGCTGGCGCGCGCGACCGGCAATGGCGCGGAGTGCGAAGTGCCGTTCCAGCCCAACCGGCTGATGTTCCACGACACCACCTGTTTGCCCGCCCTGGCGGATTTCGCCGGGATGCGCGACGTGGTGGCGGAGCTCGGTGGCGACCCGACGGCGGTCAATCCGTCGATTCCGGCGGTGCTGACTATCGATCATTCGGTGATCGTCGAGCATTACGCCGAAGCGGGCGCGGTGGATGCCAACCTCGACATCGACTTTCGCCGCAACAGCGAGCGCTACCGCTTTATCAAGTGGGCCCAGGCCAGCCTCGACAACTTCAAGGTGATCCCGCCGGGCACGGGGATCATCCACCAGATGAACATGGAGGCTGTTGCGCAAGTGGTGTGGGAAAGCCCGGCGGCCGACGGCGGCGTGCTGCTGCACCCCGATTGCATGGTCGCCACCGACAGCCACACGCCGATGATCAATGCCATCGGCGTACTCGGTTGGGGTGTCGGCGGGCTGGAAGGCCAGGCAGCGATGCTCGGTGAGCCGGTGCCGATTCCTTTTCCGCAGGTGGTGGGCATTCGCGTGAGCAACGCGCTGCGTCCCGGTGTGACCGCGACGGACCTGGCGTTGACCGTAACCGAGTTGCTGCGTCAGCGCAGCATGGTCGGCAAGTTTGTCGAGTTCACCGGGCCCGGGCTGTCGTCGTTAAGTTGGGCGGCGCGTGGAACCGTGGCGAATATGGCGCCGGAATATGGCGCCACCGTGGTGTTTTTCCCGTTCGATGACGAGACCTTGTCTTACCTGGCACTGAGCGCGCGGCCCAAGCCGTTGCTGGCCAAGGTGTCGGCGTATATGGCGGCGCAAAACTTGTGGCGCCAGGAAGAGGCGCCGCAGCCGCAGTTCGACGAGTTGATCGAGCTGGACCTCGCGCAGGTCGAGCCAAGCGTGGCCGGGCCGCATCAGCCCCATCAGCGCCAGTCGCTGGCGAATGCGGCCGCCTCGTTTCATCGGCATGTGCAGGGCGAACCTGGCCAGCAGTTTTTCGAGCCGTCGTTTGATGCCCCGTTGAGCCACGGCGCTGTGGTGATGTCTGCGATCACCAGTTGCACCAACACCGCCAACCCGGCGCAGATGGTCCAGGCCGGTTTGCTGGCGCGCAATGCGCGAGCCCGTGGCGTGGGGCGCCGGCCGTGGGTCAAAACTTCGCTGTCACCGGGGTCGCGGGTGGTGGCCGATTATCTGCAGGCGGCGGGGCTGCTGGAGGATTTTGCCGCGCTGGGGTTCGAGCTGGCGGGGTTTGGCTGCATGACCTGCATCGGCAACTCCGGCAGCCTTGAAGCCCATGTCGAAAGATTTGCCAGGCGAGGCCTCAAGGGTGTGGTGGTGCTGTCGGGCAATCGCAACTTCGAAGGCCGGGTCAACCCGGACGTGCCCGCCGGCTACCTGGCCTCGCCCGCGCTGTGTGTGGCGTATGCGATTGCCGGGAGTATCGACATTGACCTGTCGAGCCAGCCGCTGGCGATCGACGCCCAGGGCAAACCGGTGTATCTGCACGAGCTGATGCCCGATGATACCGAGGTGGCGGCGCAGGTGGCCGAGGTGGTGCGCCCTGCGTTGTTTCGCCAACGCAGCGAGCTGTTGTGGCAGGGCACCCATCATTGGCAGGCGCTGGACGCCGATGGCAGTGTGCGGTTCGGCTGGCACCCGGATTCCACCTACCTGCGGCGCCCGCAGTATCTGGCGCATGTGCAGCCGCTGCCCGCGAAGAGCCTGGCGGTGCGTGACGCCCGGGCGCTGGTGGTGCTGGGCGATAACGTCACCACCGACCATATCTCGCCCGCCGGCACCATCCCGCCCGATAGCCTGGCGGGTGCCTGGCTGCGCGAGCGTGGTGAAGCCGAGGTGGATTTCAATCAGTACTCCACCCGCCGCAGCAACCATGAAGTGATGGTGCGCGGTGCCTTCACCAACCCGCGCCTGAATAACCTGCTGGATACACAGCAACCCCCGCGCCGTGGCGTGTGGGCGTGGACTGCCGACCACAGCGAGTACTTGCCGCTGTACCTTGCCGCGCAAAGCTATGCGGGTACGCCGACGGTGCTGTTTGCCGGCATCAACTATGGCGCCGGTTCCAGCCGTGACTGGGCGGCCAAGGTGCTGAGCCTGTTGGGGATCAAAGCGGTGGTGGCGCGCAGCATCGAGCGCATTCACCGCAGCAACCTGATCGGCATGGGCGTGCTGCCGCTGGTGTTCGCCGAGGGCACGACGGTGCAGGCGTTGGCGCTGGACGGCAGCGAGCGCCTGGATTTTCTGGGGCTGGACGCGCTGAAGGTCGGCGAGAATCCGATTACCCTGCAGATCACGCGCGCCGATGGCACGCTTGCGACCTGCGATTTGGCCCTGCGCCTCGACTCGTTGCAAGAGCTTGGTTACCTTGAGCACGGCGGCGTGTTGCCGTTTGTGATTCGCAAGACCGTGCAACGGACTCGTCAAGGAGCGCTCAATGATTGA
- a CDS encoding OprD family porin, with amino-acid sequence MKKSLTQLITGVGVVSSGMIPFAAQADFIKDSSGTLELKNYYFNRDYRENASQSMRAEWAQGFILGIKSGFTEGTVGFGLDLTGMLGVKLDSSPGLSGTGLLQRDSDKNVSDEYSKLGVTAKARFAKSELRVGYLVPDLPILQPNTSRLFPQSFSGTQLVSNDISNLKISLGQLDQAKDRDSTNYEDMKLTTVSKVYKSTALSDKFRFAGGDYSLTPNTLVSYHFAALDSIYQQQYVGFKNNFGLGGGTLKTDVRYFNSDKDGAGLAGKVDNSALSTRLTYQYGGHSIGGGFQRQYGTTPFTYLDGSITYLFTEYQFSNFTQTKEQAWHARYDYNFADLGVPGLLMGIKYAKGDSAEVIGFNGEGREWERDLDISYVVQNGPFKGVSMRWRNALSKGNYFNDVNENRVMLGYTLALW; translated from the coding sequence ATGAAAAAATCCCTGACTCAACTCATCACAGGCGTAGGCGTCGTGAGCAGCGGGATGATCCCGTTCGCCGCCCAGGCCGACTTCATCAAGGACAGCAGCGGCACGCTGGAATTGAAGAACTACTACTTCAACCGCGACTACCGGGAGAACGCCTCGCAGTCGATGCGGGCGGAATGGGCCCAGGGTTTTATCCTGGGCATCAAGTCGGGGTTTACCGAGGGCACCGTCGGTTTCGGCCTGGATTTGACCGGCATGCTCGGCGTGAAACTTGACTCCAGCCCGGGGCTTTCCGGCACCGGTTTGCTGCAACGCGACAGCGACAAAAACGTCTCCGATGAGTACTCCAAACTCGGCGTGACCGCCAAGGCGCGTTTCGCCAAAAGCGAGCTGCGGGTGGGCTACCTGGTGCCGGACCTGCCGATTTTGCAGCCCAACACCAGCCGCCTGTTTCCCCAGTCGTTCAGCGGTACGCAGCTTGTTTCCAACGACATCAGCAACCTGAAAATCAGCCTCGGCCAGCTCGACCAGGCCAAGGACCGTGATTCCACCAACTATGAAGACATGAAGCTGACCACGGTCAGCAAGGTCTACAAAAGCACTGCGCTGAGCGACAAGTTCCGCTTTGCCGGGGGTGACTATTCGCTGACACCCAACACGCTGGTCAGCTACCACTTTGCCGCGCTGGACAGCATCTACCAGCAGCAATACGTGGGTTTCAAGAACAACTTCGGCCTCGGTGGCGGCACGCTGAAAACCGACGTGCGCTACTTCAACTCCGACAAGGACGGCGCGGGCCTGGCCGGCAAGGTTGATAACAGTGCGTTGAGCACGCGCCTGACCTACCAGTACGGTGGGCACAGCATCGGCGGCGGCTTCCAGCGCCAGTACGGCACCACGCCGTTTACCTACCTGGACGGCTCGATCACCTACCTGTTCACCGAATACCAGTTCAGCAACTTCACCCAGACCAAGGAACAGGCGTGGCACGCGCGCTACGACTACAACTTCGCCGACCTGGGCGTGCCGGGCCTGTTGATGGGCATCAAGTACGCCAAGGGTGATTCGGCCGAGGTGATTGGCTTCAACGGCGAAGGGCGTGAGTGGGAACGTGACCTGGACATCAGCTATGTGGTGCAGAACGGGCCGTTCAAAGGCGTGTCGATGCGTTGGCGCAATGCCCTGAGCAAGGGCAACTACTTCAATGACGTCAACGAAAACCGCGTGATGCTGGGCTACACCCTGGCGCTCTGGTAG
- a CDS encoding ABC transporter permease, translating into MNKPLPVAPDVLLPAPARAPKAWRVPPLNALIGAFLLGVLLLMAALGLVWTPHDPLALNLLARLQAPGAAHLLGTDEYGRDVLSRLMIGAHTSLWVSVLTVTLAIVAGTFLGLLSGFLRGWVDRGLMMINDALLAFPGILLALGLMAIIGPSLYGIVFALSLAYTPSVVRVVRGTVLSLREKEFVEASRVIGNSELYTMLRHIAPNCVAPVCVLATSMFGWAILAESALSFLGLGVPPPAATWGNMLAASRPYIATASWLGLFPGVCIAMALLAFNLCGDALRDRLDPRMSK; encoded by the coding sequence ATGAATAAGCCTCTTCCTGTTGCGCCCGACGTGCTGCTGCCGGCACCGGCGCGTGCCCCGAAGGCCTGGCGTGTGCCGCCGTTGAATGCGCTGATCGGTGCGTTTCTGCTGGGGGTGCTGTTGCTGATGGCCGCCCTGGGTCTGGTGTGGACACCCCACGACCCGCTGGCGCTGAACCTGCTGGCGCGTTTGCAGGCTCCCGGCGCCGCGCACCTGCTGGGCACCGATGAATACGGCCGCGACGTGCTGAGCCGTTTGATGATCGGCGCGCACACCAGCCTGTGGGTGAGCGTGTTGACGGTGACCCTGGCCATCGTCGCCGGTACCTTCCTCGGCCTGCTTTCCGGCTTCCTGCGCGGCTGGGTCGACCGTGGCCTGATGATGATCAACGACGCGCTGCTGGCGTTTCCGGGGATTCTGCTCGCGTTGGGCTTGATGGCGATCATCGGCCCGAGCCTGTACGGCATCGTCTTCGCCCTGAGCCTGGCTTACACGCCGTCGGTGGTGCGGGTGGTGCGCGGCACGGTGTTGTCGCTGCGTGAAAAGGAGTTCGTCGAAGCCTCGCGGGTGATCGGCAATTCCGAGCTGTACACCATGCTGCGCCACATCGCGCCGAACTGCGTGGCGCCGGTGTGCGTGCTGGCGACCAGCATGTTCGGCTGGGCGATTCTGGCCGAAAGCGCCTTGAGTTTCCTCGGCCTGGGCGTGCCGCCGCCGGCGGCGACCTGGGGCAACATGCTCGCGGCCAGCCGGCCGTACATTGCCACGGCCAGTTGGCTGGGGTTGTTTCCCGGGGTCTGCATCGCCATGGCGTTGCTGGCGTTCAACCTGTGTGGCGACGCCTTGCGTGACCGCCTTGATCCACGGATGAGTAAATGA